The DNA segment GTAGGTGATCCCAAACGAGGTTTCTCACAAAGCCCGCAGCAACATAGCACTGCGGCAAATCCAGCTGAGCGACACAGTCTAAAACCTGCATTCGTAAGGGATCTTGTTTGATCAACGTGACGATGTGGTTGGCTAGCGGATGTATCATTATGATGTCGGAACATCGGTGACTTGATAATGACGAGTCACGTTCTTGGAGATTTCACCCCATTCAGACGTTTTTACTCGCTGTTGGTGCGCTTCGAATGCTTCTCGGCTAGTGAATTCTTCATACACTTCAAAGCGATTAGGTTGCAGCGTGCTCTGACTGACTCGAAACACGATACAACCAGGTTCTTCCAGTGTCAGTTCTTTGTGCACAACCAAGGCTTGTGTCACGGCTTCTAGGTCGTTGTCTGGCACGAGAATATGCCCTTGCAGAATTACTTTACTCATAATTACGTCCATTTAATTACGTCTATTTAATTTTGTCCACTACGGCTTTTTTCTATAAAAAGCTTTACCCGTTACAAACATAATCCCATTTTGATGTTGTGACGTATAGGCTAATGTGGCGATTAATTGTTCACATTGAATATAGGCCTAGTTACGCTGTAACTTTGCGGGTAAGGCGAGTAATAAAAAATAAGATGCTGGAACTAAATCCGCGTTGGTCCGGTCTATTAAATTAGTATCATTGAACTGTATTGATACTGAAATGAATTTGTCATCTGAGAGAACTAACCTTAATTTTGAAGAGCGGCTCATAGGATTGAATTGAGCCATAGTTGATATCTAGGTCATACTTTGATGTAAATGGTACTCAAAACTCTATAAATTTTGTGATTTGTATCATTGATCTGGACATCAAACACCGTTAGATTCGAATGGTTGGCAATAAAAATAGCTCATGAAGAGCAGTTAAAGAAAAGGAAATATCCCTTATGAAAAAAATGAGAAGAGCACAGCTTCATCGCGTTCGCATCCAATACTGGAAAGACACAGCGAAAGAAGCTTCAAAGAAATAAGCTTTAAATCGTAAAGCTTTAAGATAAAAAAGCTGAAAAGCTTAATCAAATGTAAAACGCAACAAATCGATTTCATTAGCACTCTCAAGGACCTTCATCTGGTCGGCGACTAAAGAAATCATCCTCCAAAGAGCTGACAGGCATTAACAACAATGCATTCAATGTCAGCTCATTAATACCTTCTCTTAGATTCTCTTGTTGCTTCACTCTGTTACTCCTAACTAAAACCCCTCTGTCCCTTTGTTCTTGTTACCCATCTCTGTATTCGCAAAGTCGTGATCAAAAAAAGCTCCCGATTTCTCAGAAGCTTTGATTTAGATTTTGATATCTGATGTGGTTACCTGCTCGGGAGAGATAACACCAACGTCAGGAGCGAATGCGTTAACGTTGGAAGAGCGTCTTCAAACTGACATCATCGGTTCGGTTCAGCTTTAGGCTCAGCAGATAGCCACCAACACCGATCAGTGCGTAAATACCTAGAGATAAAATCGGCGCTTCTGCAATCGCACTTAATGGGTTGCTTGCTATGAGCACATTCATTGGCAATGACGCGATGAGAGATAGGAAGTCATTGATGCCATAGAACCCAAACACGGCGACAGAGAGGAACTTAATCGCATAGCTTGAGATGAAAATGACAAGCAATGGAGAGTTTACCAGCTGCGAAATCGCTAGAGTGACGGTTGCCAGTGGCAATAAAACCAGTGCAACTAACATCATTCGTCCAAAAAACACGACCCAGTTGCTCAGCACATAAAACAGAGATTGCTGCTCAACCAATAGCGCCAGTTGTTGTTCACTTGAGACGTTCAATATCCAGAAGAGAAAATCTGCGAACAGCACTAACAACGCACAGATAGCCGGAATAACCACTAAACCGAAGCCTAGCTTCACGCCGTGAGTCATTGCATTGGATACCGGCATGCTTCTCCAAAACATTGAACTGCCTTCTTGGCGTTCTTTTCGCAGCGTTTTAGGGATATATAGCGTCGACAGGATCAGTGAAATAAGGCCCGCGCCAAAGTAGATCACTGAGTTGAGATCTTGTGCGAACTCTCTGTGGATGTCGCTCACGTCACCGTTCACTTGCATTTCAAAGAAAAACTCATGTTGTGCTGCGCCATTAAAGAACAGACCAACGAACAGTAAGAAACCACATAACGCGACAAACAGAGGCAATCGAGTGTTAACTTTGTGCTCGATGAGTTCTTTTTCTAGCATGTAAAAACTTGGATGCATTATGCCTTCTCCATCTGTGTTGCAAGGAATAGATCTGCGAGACCAACGTTATAGATGTTACCCAGTGATTCAACCTGCGCTTTGTATTGACCTTCCAATAACCACTTAGTAGTGCCTAGCCCTGATTGTGAGGTCAGTGGGTTGAGTTTCTGAATCTCGCTTGAATGGTTGTTTGCGACTTCAATAATGAAATAGTCGCTCTCGATGTCTTCCATGCTTTTTTGCAGTACACAATGACCTTGCTTCAAAATCAGTACATCCGTTAATAGGTGTTCAATTTCTGAAACCTCATGGCTTGCAATGATCATGGCGCGTTCACCGTCGTGAAACCATTCTAGTAGGTGGCGATAAAAAGTATCGCGGTACAGCAAATCTAAGCCCAGTGTCGGCTCATCTAAGATCAACACTTGAGTGTCAGTCGCGATGATGATCGCAAGGTGAAGTTGTACTTTCATCCCTTTAGAAAGCTGCTTGATAGTAGAAGACAACTTAATGTTGGTGCTGCTTAATGTCTGTTCTGCTTTTTGCTTGTTGAAGCTAGGGTGCACACCTTGTGTGTATCGAAGCAGTTGTTTAACCGTCATCCACTCTGGTAACACGTTAACATCTGAGATGTACGACAAGTGCTGCATGAGCTCTGCGTGCTGGTGGATAGGGTGGTAGCCGTTTACTTCAATCTCACCTTGATAGTTGTGTCCACCAAGCAGTGATTTGATCAGAGTCGATTTACCTGCGCCATTGTGGCCCAGCAGACCAAGTACTTGCCCTGGCTTTAACTCAAAGCTGATGTTTTCGACACCCACTTGATTTGAATAGGTTTTGGTTACGTTTTTCACGGAAAGTAACGTACTCATGACTTGTCCTTTATATGTTGTGCTAGCTGTTTCACGAGTTCTTCGACACTCATATCAATGATGCCTAGCGTCTCAGCGATGGCTGGGATCTGTGTGTTGATGAATGATTGGTGTGCAGACACTTTCAATTTTTGAAGTGCCCCTTCGGCCACATACATGCCTTGGCCGCGTTTTTTCTCTACCAAGTCTTCATCCACCAGTAACTGATAGCTTTTCATGACAGTAAGGTGGTTGATCTTAAGATCGGCAGCAACCGCACGCACAGAGGGTAAGGCTTGTTGCTCTAACCAAACACCTTGAAGAATTTGGTCACTGATCTTTGCGGCAAGTTGCCTAAAGATCGGTTGGTCGTCTTTCCATTCGGTCATAATTAAAACTGCATGGTGATATACATGTGTATAACACTATCCTTTTTATTCGAATTGGCAAGGGTTTTATGAAAATGGATCGGATATTTTTATATTTGGATAAAGCATGTTTGGCGGGGAGGGTACTTGAAGCCTACATCCTTGTGGGCTTTCAAGCAGCTGTATGAGCGATGATTATTTGAATAGGAAATGGTTGCTCGTCAAGATTTCTATTAGGGGGAGCCTATTGCTCCTCTGAATCATTGGGCCGGCTATACAGATAGCCTTGATGTAAGTTGTAGCCTAGCTGACACAAGATATATTGCTGCCTGCGCGTTTCGACACCTTCATAAATCATCGTGATATTTGATAAGCGTCCAATCTCAGAGATATTAAGCAATACACCCTGATGGTGCTCTCCTGACTCGATATCCTTAACAAAGCAACGATCCAGTTTTAGATAGGCCGGAGAGATAACATTGATGATTTCGATGTTGTTATTGCCCGTACCAAAGTCATCCAGAGCGATAGTGATACCAAGTTTTTTGATATCCTTAATGTTATCGATAACCTCACATCCATAGCCAATGTTCGAATATTCAGTAATCTCGACGACAAATTCATTCGCTTCCATCGCGGCCAAATGCTCTCTGAGCCTTGCGAAGTTCGATCCCACCAAAGCGCTCGGACACACGTTGACACCATAGATCTCATGGCTGTTGTGTAATTTGGCTTTTCTGACCGTCTCGATGAGCAAGATAGTGTGAAAGGTGAGTAAATTGGTGCGTCTCATGGTGTTGATGAAGCTTAAAACGCCAACGTTACGCACACGAGATAGCAACTCGTAATACAGGACGCTGTTGTCTTCGGTGTTGATGATGGGCTCTTCTTCAAAGGAGATGTGTTTCCAACGAAACAGGTAGATCATAAAGCCCAGAATATAGGAGCGATAAAGTAGTGTGGCGAGAATCAGAGAAAGCGCAGTCCACAGTACGACAATATCGTCACTGTAAAAGGTAATGGTTGCGCCGGTTGGCAGTGGTGTTTGGTAGATAGCTTTACTTTCTTCACCAAGGTTCAGAATGTAATAACCATTCTTCTGGATCGAGACCGAGTCGACTAACAGAGGCAATAGTGAGTTTTTGTATCGAGCTTCAATAGAGCGTGTAGAAATACGCACCGTAAGGTCAATGTCATGCTTAGTGTCTGCGAAACGTGAATAAGCGAAATCGGCACTATCGTAAAAGTCATCAACTTGATCAAGGTCTACCATTTTCGATCGTGTTTTGGAGATATAACATGAACCATAAGACGTAGTCATGATGACAGAATCTAGGTTGAGCGAATGCCTTAATGAGTGCACAGCCCCTTGGTTATCGCAACCATAGAGCATGATTTCTTCAGCAATATGTTTGGTGTTTTCGCTGTATTCATCTGCAATCTTCGTCGTATAAAGGATTTGGAAAAAGTAGACAACGAAGAGGAAAAATGAAGAGATGGTGAACACGGTTATCAGAGCCTTAATCAGTTCTCTATGATAGGTGTTGAACATCATTTTCAACATTTCTATCTGACTGGGCTTGAATTGATTGATGTCGTACTTTGGTGCGACGCAGTTTGTAGAGCTCTTATCGAGATCGATGAAGTAACCCACCTTATAAAGGTTAGAGATAAGCTCGCTATTATTATCTACCTTTGCTTTTTTACATAAGTTTCGATACTTCTTTCTTATTGAGGCGATGATGTTTTTTAATGCATACAAACTAAACTCTTCATCAAAATGTAATTTAAAAGACTCTTCAACATCTCGTGCAGATTGAGGGTTAGATATTGATGAGTGCTCAATAAGGTATTTGAATACAAAACTCTCTTTACTATTAAGACTTTCCTCTGATATCTTATTGCTATTGTTCTTGATATATATTTTTTCTTCATTGTAGATCAGTTGCAAGCTCTCATTATTGTTGTTTATATTGAAAGAACAGTGCATGGCTCAACTCCTAAGCGACAGTTATTATATTTATGTGATTGATGTGTATTGGCTGGGATTTTCATTCAACCTAAGAGTCCTTTCCAAATAATATAACCAAAATGTCACCATTTTCTCTTAAGATGTTGATACTAATCGCAGAATTTGGGCTTGAATGAAAGGTTATGGAGATGTTCATCCAAAAGTTGAATTTATAAATGAAAGCCAATGATTTACAAGGGGTAAAGGGGATTTATCCATTTGTTTTGGTATTTATCCATTTCACCGCATCTATGTGGAAGGTTTAGCTACTGGATTTAGAGGTTTCTAATGTAGCTTTTGGTGGTATTCATTCGGTTTATTGATGTGTGAGATTTATCAGAATTTTTCAGGATAAACTTAGATTATGTCAATTTATGTAATGTTAATATAATTTAATTGAGACATGATTTTAGTAATTGAATTATATGGCTAGATGATGGCACTGATAATATTGTATTTTGAGTTTGCTTTATTTGTATTGTTACGTCTTGTTAAATAATGAAATTTTTAGGTGGGAAGTTTTAGATAGCACGAGGATGCTATTTTTATTTATATATTTATACCTATCTATTTATGAAAGATGTTTAATCAAAACACTGTTGATATATATCAGACATGCACCTATGTAGATCTTTATAGGCTAATTATAAAAAATAAGATATGAATAAGGTTCATGTTATAACGTAAACAGCACTTAAAAATGTAAGTAGCAACAACTTAACCCTATTCGTATTATTTTTGAACAAATTTATCGTAACCACATGATATTCAAAGAGCTGTCTCGATGGTTTAGCTCTAACTTCTGAATGAGTAAAATAGTTGAGTATTCAACATGCGCCATCAAGTACGACGATTTGAGGTTCTTTTTCTGGTTGATAGAGCACCTGACAAAAGTCACCTTCAGGTGAATAGGTGTAGCTATCTGCGTCAAAAGAGATAGCAGCTACTCTTTCGGCATTGCTGCCAGGATCGACTTCTTTGTTGATCACGTGAAGCTCTGTTCTGTCGATATTGAGCAGCCTTCTTAGTGAATCCACATAAGCTATTGGGTAGCCATGACAGACGTAGTAGGTTTCAATTTCCGTTTTTTCTACATAGTTGCACTCTCCCTCAACGCCAGCAATCGCAGACTTGGCGTAGATCATATCGATACCGGTACGTAGGTTACCCGCTACGTCGTGTATTTTACTCGCACGTGCGCTTCCTTGAACGTTTAAGAACTTGACCATAGCCGTGGCAGAAAGGATAGCCAAAATTAAGACAGCGATGATAAGTTCTAAAAGAGTGAAGCCGTTTTGTCTTCTCATATTTACCGATTATTTGATCTGATTGAGGGGCTGCATGAGGGTAATCTAAATACCAAAGCCATTACAGAAGGTAGGTATATCTGTTATATGGCTTACAGGTTGATTTTTCTCAATAATTGCATAATAAACAATGCTTTAACTTCGGCTTATCGTTGTTGGCCGCAATGTAAGCATACGTAAGCGTTGATGCGGGTATCACTCTCTGGACTAAGTAGTGTTCAAAAACTCTAACTTATTGATAAATAAGTTTTTAAATGTCTATTAATCGACCCGTTAAAAATTGTCTTTCGACTTCATTTGACGGGATGGGCTTACTAAACAAGAACCCTTGAAGATACTGGTATCCACAATCGATCAAGAACGCTTTTTGCGTTTCGGTCTCGACGCCTTCAGCAACTACTTTTAGCCCCAGTTTGTCGCAGATAGCATGGGTGGCTTGGACTATTGCTTTGCTCCCTTTGTGCGAACCATGGACAAAACTTTTATCGAGTTTAACAGTGCTAATTGGCAAGTCATGCAACATTGAGAGCGAGGAGTACCCTGTACCAAAGTCGTCAAGGTGAAGTTCTACGCCCAATTTTGATATATCACTTAATGCTTGTCTGACTTCACCATGCTTGAAGATCATCGAAGACTCGGTGATTTCAAGGGCAACGCTTTGAGGCTGGATGTTGTAGAAGTTCAGCATTGCCGATAGTTGTTCGGCAAAGGTAGCGTGCATCTGAATGCTCGAGATATTGATGCTCATCATCAACTCATGATCAAACTCTCGTTGCCACATCGATAACTGTTTGAGTGCGGAATTGAGAACCCATTTTCCGAGAGGAACTATTTGCCCACTTTCCTCCGCTAAGGTAATAAATTCGTCAGGAGCGATGTCACCAAGTTCTTCGTCCGACCATCGAAGTAAGGCTTCAAATCCTTTCACCTTGTCGCTGTTAGTGTTCATTATCGGTTGGTAATGAAGGTTGAGGTCGTCGTTCTCTAAGGCATGCGTGAGTCGATGACGGATCTCTACCTTGCGGTGAAGGGTTTGTGCTAAGCAAGGTGTAAAAGTTTGAAATCGATTTCGTCCATTTGCTTTGGCCATATGCATCGCCATACCCGCTTGCTTGAGCAGTGACTCTTGATCGACGGCATTATCAGGGAAATGAGCAGTACCAATGCTGCAACCAACAGACAAGGTACCAATTCCTCTGATGTGGAAACTCCTGTTCAAGGCTTCAATAATACGCGAGCAGAGCAGTGGGATATTGTGATTTCGACAGGCGTGGGCAATCACAATAAATTCGTCGCCACCAAATCGACCGATCATGCACGTCTCGTCGACGAGGTGTTTAAGACGTTCGCCAACCTGCTTAAGTAGTTGGTCACCGACACTGTGTCCATAAGTATCATTGACCAATTTGAAGCCATCAAGGTCGACAAACATCAACTCAAAGGGCGAGCGATAGGCAATACTGGTTTCCAAAAGGTTGGTGATACCGCGGCGATTATAAAGCTCAGTTAAACAGTCGTGCTCAGCGTTGTATCTGGCTTTGATCAGTTTCTCTTTTTGTTTGGTTGTACAGGTGAGGTTTAACAGAAGCTCGCTTTTATCAAATAGCCATTTTCCTTGAACGTCAAAGTGATGGGTTTTGTTATCTATTTCGCAGCTGACTTCTTCTAAAATCTCGCGGCCTTTACGCGCAGCAAACAACCATTGTGCTGCTGTCTCTTCACTTGAAACGAAGTCGGATAGAGTACTAAACGGTGAGCCATAGTTTTGAAAGAATGCGGAGTTAGCACTCACTACGTTTCCTGAGTTATCAAATAGAAGGGATAGATTTGCGCCATCAGAGCAAGCTAAGTCGTGCTTTAGGCTGCCTTCTTCGGCAATGACTTGTACCAACATCCCGGTTCGACCATCGGGCAATGGGATCCCCGAAAATAGGCATAATGCACGTTTGGAAATGTAGTTTGGCGTGAAGTTCCACCATGTTTTGATGCTTTCGTTACGTAGAAATTGTCTTTGGTATTCTTCCAGTGTTGCTTCTATCGCTTTTGACATCTCGACACTAAAGTCACGTGATGTCAGCCCAAACATCGACTCAGACTCCCAGAGGGGGAGGGCGTTACTATTTGCCCAAGTTATTCTTTTATTATCAATGTCATATATCCAAATAGGACACTTGAGATGCTCGAAAGGTTGATAATTGGTCATCATATTGAACTCGGTGAACTGATGTGTTGGTCGAACAGTGCCTACCGAGATCATGCATTCAGTAGGCGCTTATCAAATTGAATTCTGGTCTTCAACAGCCGTTAAAAAGCCGTGTTGAAGAAGAAAAAAGTGCTACAGAAAGGAGTG comes from the Vibrio splendidus genome and includes:
- a CDS encoding EAL domain-containing protein encodes the protein MHCSFNINNNNESLQLIYNEEKIYIKNNSNKISEESLNSKESFVFKYLIEHSSISNPQSARDVEESFKLHFDEEFSLYALKNIIASIRKKYRNLCKKAKVDNNSELISNLYKVGYFIDLDKSSTNCVAPKYDINQFKPSQIEMLKMMFNTYHRELIKALITVFTISSFFLFVVYFFQILYTTKIADEYSENTKHIAEEIMLYGCDNQGAVHSLRHSLNLDSVIMTTSYGSCYISKTRSKMVDLDQVDDFYDSADFAYSRFADTKHDIDLTVRISTRSIEARYKNSLLPLLVDSVSIQKNGYYILNLGEESKAIYQTPLPTGATITFYSDDIVVLWTALSLILATLLYRSYILGFMIYLFRWKHISFEEEPIINTEDNSVLYYELLSRVRNVGVLSFINTMRRTNLLTFHTILLIETVRKAKLHNSHEIYGVNVCPSALVGSNFARLREHLAAMEANEFVVEITEYSNIGYGCEVIDNIKDIKKLGITIALDDFGTGNNNIEIINVISPAYLKLDRCFVKDIESGEHHQGVLLNISEIGRLSNITMIYEGVETRRQQYILCQLGYNLHQGYLYSRPNDSEEQ
- a CDS encoding type II secretion system protein, whose amino-acid sequence is MRRQNGFTLLELIIAVLILAILSATAMVKFLNVQGSARASKIHDVAGNLRTGIDMIYAKSAIAGVEGECNYVEKTEIETYYVCHGYPIAYVDSLRRLLNIDRTELHVINKEVDPGSNAERVAAISFDADSYTYSPEGDFCQVLYQPEKEPQIVVLDGAC
- a CDS encoding GntR family transcriptional regulator: MTEWKDDQPIFRQLAAKISDQILQGVWLEQQALPSVRAVAADLKINHLTVMKSYQLLVDEDLVEKKRGQGMYVAEGALQKLKVSAHQSFINTQIPAIAETLGIIDMSVEELVKQLAQHIKDKS
- a CDS encoding ABC transporter ATP-binding protein encodes the protein MSTLLSVKNVTKTYSNQVGVENISFELKPGQVLGLLGHNGAGKSTLIKSLLGGHNYQGEIEVNGYHPIHQHAELMQHLSYISDVNVLPEWMTVKQLLRYTQGVHPSFNKQKAEQTLSSTNIKLSSTIKQLSKGMKVQLHLAIIIATDTQVLILDEPTLGLDLLYRDTFYRHLLEWFHDGERAMIIASHEVSEIEHLLTDVLILKQGHCVLQKSMEDIESDYFIIEVANNHSSEIQKLNPLTSQSGLGTTKWLLEGQYKAQVESLGNIYNVGLADLFLATQMEKA
- a CDS encoding putative quinol monooxygenase encodes the protein MSKVILQGHILVPDNDLEAVTQALVVHKELTLEEPGCIVFRVSQSTLQPNRFEVYEEFTSREAFEAHQQRVKTSEWGEISKNVTRHYQVTDVPTS
- a CDS encoding putative bifunctional diguanylate cyclase/phosphodiesterase, whose product is MISVGTVRPTHQFTEFNMMTNYQPFEHLKCPIWIYDIDNKRITWANSNALPLWESESMFGLTSRDFSVEMSKAIEATLEEYQRQFLRNESIKTWWNFTPNYISKRALCLFSGIPLPDGRTGMLVQVIAEEGSLKHDLACSDGANLSLLFDNSGNVVSANSAFFQNYGSPFSTLSDFVSSEETAAQWLFAARKGREILEEVSCEIDNKTHHFDVQGKWLFDKSELLLNLTCTTKQKEKLIKARYNAEHDCLTELYNRRGITNLLETSIAYRSPFELMFVDLDGFKLVNDTYGHSVGDQLLKQVGERLKHLVDETCMIGRFGGDEFIVIAHACRNHNIPLLCSRIIEALNRSFHIRGIGTLSVGCSIGTAHFPDNAVDQESLLKQAGMAMHMAKANGRNRFQTFTPCLAQTLHRKVEIRHRLTHALENDDLNLHYQPIMNTNSDKVKGFEALLRWSDEELGDIAPDEFITLAEESGQIVPLGKWVLNSALKQLSMWQREFDHELMMSINISSIQMHATFAEQLSAMLNFYNIQPQSVALEITESSMIFKHGEVRQALSDISKLGVELHLDDFGTGYSSLSMLHDLPISTVKLDKSFVHGSHKGSKAIVQATHAICDKLGLKVVAEGVETETQKAFLIDCGYQYLQGFLFSKPIPSNEVERQFLTGRLIDI